A single bacterium HR11 DNA region contains:
- the ribD gene encoding Riboflavin biosynthesis protein RibD, which translates to MAAALRLARLGLGSTAPNPPVGAVVVRDGRAVGQGFHVRAGTPHAEVWALRQAGRWARGATLYVTLEPCCHHGRTPPCTDAILEAGVGRVVVATLDPNPRVHGRGVETLRRAGLDVEVGVLEAEAQDLLRGFTTWVQARRPWVVLKAALTADGRIARPDSRRLWITSERTRSWVHHLRATCDAVLVGARTADLDAPDLRPRLPRLVPDKPVWRVFLDADLSLPPDHPVFRVAAPTVVFHDAARTPPTGPEFIRYEGAPTTAPGYLDLGAVLRRLADYDVHRLLVEGGSRVFSSFLAEGRADEMWLFVAPTVFGDVHSLGLASYLDTWATGPLRWRLRNLCPLDDDWLCVLERADTDCL; encoded by the coding sequence ATGGCGGCGGCCCTGCGGCTGGCGCGCCTGGGCCTCGGCTCGACGGCCCCGAACCCGCCCGTCGGGGCCGTCGTCGTCCGGGACGGCCGGGCCGTCGGCCAGGGCTTCCACGTCCGGGCCGGGACGCCTCATGCCGAAGTCTGGGCCCTCCGCCAAGCCGGCCGCTGGGCGCGGGGGGCGACCCTCTATGTGACACTCGAGCCCTGCTGTCACCACGGCCGAACGCCGCCCTGCACGGACGCCATCCTCGAGGCCGGCGTCGGACGTGTCGTCGTCGCGACCCTCGACCCCAATCCCCGGGTCCACGGCCGGGGCGTCGAGACCCTGAGACGGGCCGGCCTGGACGTCGAGGTCGGCGTCCTGGAGGCCGAGGCGCAAGACCTCCTGCGGGGCTTCACGACGTGGGTTCAGGCCCGCCGTCCCTGGGTCGTCCTGAAGGCGGCCCTGACGGCCGACGGCCGGATCGCCCGGCCCGACAGTCGGCGCTTGTGGATCACGTCGGAACGCACTCGCTCGTGGGTCCACCATTTGCGGGCGACCTGCGACGCCGTCCTCGTCGGGGCCCGGACGGCCGACCTGGACGCCCCCGACCTCCGGCCCCGCCTGCCCCGGCTGGTCCCCGATAAGCCCGTCTGGCGGGTCTTTCTCGATGCAGACCTTTCCCTGCCGCCGGACCACCCCGTCTTCCGGGTCGCCGCCCCGACGGTCGTCTTCCACGACGCCGCCCGCACGCCGCCGACCGGGCCGGAGTTCATTCGCTACGAGGGCGCCCCGACGACGGCGCCCGGGTACCTCGACCTGGGCGCCGTCCTCCGACGCTTGGCCGACTACGACGTCCACCGGCTCCTCGTCGAGGGCGGAAGCCGGGTCTTTTCGTCCTTTTTGGCCGAGGGCCGGGCCGACGAGATGTGGCTGTTTGTCGCCCCGACCGTCTTCGGCGACGTCCACAGCCTCGGCCTGGCGAGTTATCTCGACACCTGGGCGACGGGTCCTCTGCGATGGCGACTCCGTAATCTTTGCCCCCTGGACGATGACTGGCTGTGCGTCCTGGAACGGGCCGACACTGACTGCTTATGA
- the fbp gene encoding Fructose-1,6-bisphosphate aldolase/phosphatase encodes MKTTLSVIKADIGSIGGHIKPSRALLETVEGYVRENGRDLISDVYVSYTGDDIAILMAHHRGPNDADVHKLAFEAFMKGTQVAKAQGLYGAGQDLLKDAFSGNVRGMGPMVAEIEFEERPNEPFLFFAADKTSPGAYNLPLYLAFADPMFCSGLILSPKLGKGFKFVVMDVNYTEADRIIELNTPEDLYDLAALLRDTERFSIEAIYNRATGEQAAVVSTSRLRNIAGKYVGKDDPVMIVRVQGDFPAAGEVLAPFAIGHYVAGFMRGSHNGPLMPVPHNTHVSYFDGPPIVTCHALCVHKGKFTEAADPFDHPFWRSVQDRIAEKALELRRQGFFGPAMLPYEELEYGGIVERMKDLEKRFQIRPHSE; translated from the coding sequence ATGAAGACGACGCTGTCGGTCATCAAGGCCGATATCGGCAGTATCGGCGGCCACATCAAGCCCTCCCGGGCCCTCCTGGAGACCGTCGAGGGGTACGTCCGGGAAAACGGACGGGACCTGATCTCGGACGTCTACGTCAGCTATACGGGCGATGACATCGCCATCCTGATGGCCCATCACCGGGGCCCCAACGACGCCGACGTCCACAAGCTGGCCTTCGAGGCCTTCATGAAGGGGACGCAGGTCGCCAAGGCCCAGGGCCTCTACGGGGCCGGCCAGGACCTCTTGAAAGACGCCTTCTCCGGCAACGTCCGGGGCATGGGCCCGATGGTCGCCGAGATCGAGTTCGAGGAACGACCCAACGAGCCGTTCCTCTTCTTTGCCGCCGACAAGACGAGCCCCGGGGCTTACAACCTGCCGCTGTACTTGGCCTTCGCCGACCCCATGTTCTGCTCGGGCCTGATCCTCAGCCCCAAGCTGGGCAAGGGCTTCAAGTTCGTCGTCATGGACGTCAACTACACGGAGGCCGACCGTATCATCGAGCTGAACACGCCGGAAGACCTTTACGACCTGGCCGCCCTGCTCCGGGACACGGAGCGCTTCTCCATCGAAGCCATTTACAATCGGGCCACGGGCGAGCAGGCCGCCGTCGTCAGCACGAGCCGGCTTCGGAACATCGCCGGCAAGTACGTCGGCAAGGACGACCCCGTCATGATCGTCCGCGTCCAGGGCGACTTCCCGGCGGCTGGCGAAGTGCTGGCCCCCTTCGCCATCGGGCACTACGTCGCCGGCTTCATGCGGGGGTCCCATAACGGCCCCCTGATGCCCGTCCCGCACAACACGCACGTCTCGTACTTCGACGGACCGCCTATCGTGACCTGCCACGCCCTGTGCGTCCACAAGGGGAAGTTCACCGAGGCGGCCGACCCCTTCGACCATCCGTTCTGGCGGTCGGTCCAGGACCGCATCGCCGAGAAGGCCCTCGAGCTCCGGCGGCAGGGCTTCTTCGGCCCCGCCATGCTCCCCTACGAGGAGCTCGAATACGGCGGCATCGTCGAGCGGATGAAGGACCTCGAGAAGCGCTTCCAGATCCGGCCCCACAGCGAATGA
- the rng gene encoding Ribonuclease G: protein MWREVLITQLGSEALVAVVEDDRLVEFHADEPQGSSLLGNIYKGRVKSILPGMDAAFIDIGEPQDGFLYIADVRPVVARLLYGDTDGLPAGRWRRPQHIGDVLHEGDEVLVQVKRDPIQYKAPRVSTKITLTGTYLVYTPVQPHVGVSSRITNPQRRQHLKALGRAWAAGRGGLIFRTASAAIPDETLEQEWRSLQQTWQKVLRLARSRPAPCLLYREPPTLLRLIRDLVNPGLRRIWVDSPNLYRWLQEQLGEHHPEWLPYLQLYTDSSPLFYRYQIHRELQRILKPRVWLKSGAYLVINQTEALVAIDVNTGKNTGLTDFQDSVFRVNLEAVGEIVRQIRLRNLGGLILIDFIDMTSPEHWQKLREVLEAELKGDRMRTYILPQSSTSLVLLTRQKAQASLLHHLGQVCPRCHGRAFVYSPRVIAWEVIWKLSQIKKGLFQRAVVRAHPRVIELLRGPYRENLRTICRQIRAEVELREDSNLAWESYDLTFH from the coding sequence ATGTGGCGTGAGGTCCTGATCACCCAGCTCGGCTCGGAGGCCCTGGTGGCGGTCGTCGAGGACGACCGCCTCGTCGAGTTCCATGCCGACGAACCTCAGGGTTCCAGTCTGCTGGGTAATATCTACAAGGGCCGGGTCAAGTCGATCCTGCCCGGTATGGACGCCGCCTTCATCGACATCGGCGAGCCCCAGGACGGTTTCCTTTATATCGCCGACGTCCGCCCCGTCGTCGCCCGGCTCCTGTACGGCGACACGGATGGTCTACCGGCCGGCCGTTGGAGGCGCCCCCAGCATATCGGGGACGTCCTTCATGAGGGTGACGAAGTCCTCGTCCAGGTCAAACGGGACCCCATCCAGTACAAGGCTCCCCGAGTCTCGACCAAGATTACCCTGACAGGCACGTATCTGGTTTACACGCCCGTCCAGCCCCACGTCGGCGTTTCATCCCGCATCACGAATCCTCAGCGCCGTCAGCACCTGAAGGCGCTCGGTCGGGCCTGGGCCGCCGGCCGGGGCGGCCTCATCTTCCGGACGGCCAGCGCCGCCATTCCCGACGAGACCCTGGAGCAGGAATGGCGGAGCCTGCAACAGACATGGCAGAAAGTCCTTCGGCTGGCTCGGTCCCGCCCGGCCCCGTGCTTACTGTACCGAGAACCGCCGACCCTGCTCCGCTTGATCCGGGACCTGGTCAATCCGGGCCTTCGCCGCATCTGGGTCGATTCCCCGAACCTCTACCGTTGGCTCCAAGAGCAGTTGGGCGAACACCATCCCGAGTGGCTTCCCTACCTCCAGTTGTATACCGACAGCTCGCCCCTCTTTTACCGGTACCAGATCCACCGGGAACTCCAGCGGATCTTGAAGCCCCGGGTGTGGCTGAAGTCCGGCGCTTACCTGGTCATTAATCAGACGGAAGCCCTCGTGGCCATCGACGTGAACACGGGGAAGAATACCGGCCTAACGGACTTCCAGGACAGCGTCTTTCGGGTCAACCTGGAGGCCGTCGGGGAGATCGTCCGCCAGATCCGCCTTCGAAACCTCGGTGGGCTCATCCTGATCGACTTCATCGATATGACCTCGCCGGAACACTGGCAGAAGCTCCGAGAGGTCCTGGAGGCCGAGCTCAAGGGGGACCGGATGCGGACCTACATCCTCCCCCAGTCCAGCACGTCCCTCGTCCTCCTGACCCGTCAGAAGGCGCAAGCCTCCCTCCTCCATCACCTGGGTCAGGTATGCCCCCGATGCCACGGTCGGGCCTTCGTCTACAGCCCCCGGGTCATCGCCTGGGAGGTCATCTGGAAGCTGTCCCAAATCAAGAAGGGTCTCTTTCAGCGGGCCGTCGTCCGGGCTCATCCCCGGGTCATCGAGCTCCTCCGGGGGCCTTACCGGGAAAACTTGCGGACGATCTGCCGCCAGATCCGGGCCGAGGTCGAACTCCGGGAAGACAGCAACCTGGCGTGGGAATCCTACGACCTGACGTTTCATTAG
- the zraS_2 gene encoding Sensor protein ZraS, with translation MRSIALKISIPIILSIFIFFGILGYHTYTERRAAFRRLVEQDAQAVLRVVAQGIALLMEAESRDHVLELMRSARTEIGAFYLEARSPDGRYTLRASDPAAIPQGSTEWLQVRVPLPARNTCRRCHTMATQTEGYLEVRRNIGPLMAMARSWYTRASLTHLLASILLSLSIAVTVHWTVRRPLQRLIGAMERVAQGHWDVTLPIQGQDEIAALARHFNSMLERLRAYQEEREREQRAKLQQAEHMMTVAEMAASLAHELKNPLAGIQSALTVLFEQEDLRPEAREVYESIIQDLSRINQVLEDLLQYARPRPIEWTAVDLGSLVESVVHRVLPIVREKGLQLHTDLTADVPVVQADPHQLHQMLYNLLLNAIQATDEGGRVTVGLRSRPEADEVELWVEDTGHGIPPDKLDLVLKPFYSTKPGGTGLGLPICLRIIENHGGRLSIESEVGRGSTFRVYLPIRGAGRA, from the coding sequence ATGCGGTCGATAGCCCTCAAGATTTCTATCCCCATCATATTAAGTATATTTATATTTTTTGGAATTTTGGGGTATCACACCTACACGGAGCGGCGGGCGGCGTTCCGACGCCTCGTCGAACAGGACGCCCAGGCGGTCCTCCGGGTCGTCGCCCAGGGGATCGCCCTCCTGATGGAGGCCGAATCCCGGGACCACGTCCTGGAATTGATGCGGAGCGCCCGGACCGAGATAGGGGCCTTCTATCTGGAGGCCCGTTCGCCCGACGGACGCTATACCCTCCGGGCATCGGACCCCGCGGCAATCCCCCAGGGGTCGACCGAGTGGCTCCAAGTGCGAGTGCCTCTACCGGCTCGGAATACCTGCCGCCGATGTCACACGATGGCTACTCAGACAGAGGGATATTTAGAGGTCCGACGGAACATCGGTCCCCTAATGGCCATGGCCCGTTCTTGGTACACCCGGGCGAGTCTGACCCACCTTCTGGCATCGATCTTGCTTAGTCTATCCATTGCCGTGACGGTCCACTGGACCGTTCGGCGACCCCTCCAGCGGCTGATCGGAGCCATGGAACGGGTAGCCCAAGGCCATTGGGACGTGACCTTACCGATTCAGGGACAGGACGAGATCGCCGCCCTGGCCCGCCACTTCAACTCGATGCTGGAGCGGCTCCGGGCGTATCAGGAGGAGCGGGAACGGGAACAGCGAGCCAAGCTCCAGCAGGCCGAGCACATGATGACGGTCGCCGAGATGGCCGCCTCGCTGGCGCATGAGCTCAAGAACCCCCTGGCCGGCATCCAGTCGGCGTTGACGGTCCTATTTGAGCAGGAGGACCTCCGGCCGGAAGCTCGAGAGGTCTACGAGTCCATCATTCAGGACCTGAGTCGTATTAACCAAGTCCTGGAGGACCTCTTGCAGTACGCGCGGCCCCGGCCCATCGAGTGGACGGCCGTAGACCTGGGGAGCCTGGTCGAGTCGGTCGTCCACCGGGTTCTTCCGATAGTACGGGAAAAGGGCCTCCAGCTTCATACAGACCTGACGGCCGACGTCCCCGTCGTCCAGGCCGACCCCCATCAACTTCATCAGATGCTGTACAATTTACTCCTCAACGCCATCCAGGCGACCGACGAAGGGGGCCGGGTGACGGTCGGTCTTCGGTCCCGTCCGGAGGCCGATGAGGTCGAGCTGTGGGTCGAGGATACGGGCCACGGGATTCCGCCCGACAAGCTGGACCTCGTCCTCAAGCCTTTCTATTCGACGAAACCGGGCGGGACCGGCTTAGGACTTCCTATTTGTTTGCGGATCATCGAAAACCATGGAGGGCGGCTCTCGATCGAGTCGGAAGTCGGTCGGGGCTCGACCTTCCGGGTCTACCTCCCCATCCGGGGGGCAGGTCGTGCATGA
- the zraR_2 gene encoding Transcriptional regulatory protein ZraR: MKVLIIDDEKLLRWSIAQKLRAWGYTPLEARTGKEGLRLFRSMYPDLVLLDLRLPDEDGMELLKTFRSEDPDVPIVVITAYGSVDEAVQAMKLGADDFMTKPLDFTRLQVTLERLLENVRLKRKVRTLEAGPWTLDAVVTESPAMKVIVRDLRRIVTAMPSSVLITGESGTGKDLLARVLHYSSDRASGPFVVVDCTAIPETLIESELFGYERGAFTDAKTSKKGAFLLANGGTLVLDEIGEMRPSLQVKLLRVLEDRAFRPLGGTMDIAVNVCVIATTNRDLEEAVRRGEFRSDLYYRLNVVRIHIPPLRERKEDILPLAMAFVRQFNAQFRRHVQGFTEEAAQALLQHPWPGNARELRNVIERAMILYDVPLLDTAHLGLRPTAPPSLFRLPPEGIDLEKLEEQLILQALEMAQGNKTQAARLLGLSRDAFRYRLKTILERRGMSEDASFSMQDA; this comes from the coding sequence ATGAAGGTCCTTATCATAGACGATGAAAAGCTCCTCCGGTGGTCCATCGCCCAGAAGCTTCGGGCCTGGGGGTATACGCCCCTGGAGGCCCGTACGGGCAAGGAGGGCCTTCGGCTGTTTCGGTCCATGTACCCGGACCTCGTCCTGCTGGACCTGCGGCTTCCTGACGAGGACGGGATGGAGCTTTTGAAGACCTTTCGGAGCGAGGACCCCGACGTTCCCATCGTCGTCATCACGGCTTACGGGAGCGTCGACGAGGCCGTTCAGGCGATGAAGCTCGGGGCCGACGACTTCATGACGAAGCCCCTGGACTTTACCCGTCTTCAAGTCACCCTGGAGCGCCTCCTGGAGAACGTCCGGTTGAAGCGCAAGGTCCGGACCCTTGAGGCCGGTCCGTGGACGCTCGATGCCGTCGTCACCGAGTCACCGGCGATGAAGGTCATCGTTCGGGACCTGCGGCGGATCGTGACGGCGATGCCCTCCAGCGTCCTCATCACGGGCGAGAGCGGTACGGGCAAGGACCTGCTGGCCCGGGTCCTGCATTACTCATCCGACCGGGCCTCGGGTCCTTTCGTCGTCGTGGATTGTACGGCCATCCCGGAGACCCTTATCGAGAGCGAGCTCTTTGGGTACGAGCGGGGGGCCTTCACGGACGCCAAGACGAGCAAGAAGGGGGCTTTCTTGCTGGCCAACGGCGGGACCCTCGTCCTGGACGAGATCGGCGAGATGCGGCCTTCCCTGCAGGTGAAACTCCTCCGGGTCTTGGAGGACCGGGCCTTTCGGCCCCTCGGGGGGACGATGGACATCGCGGTCAACGTCTGTGTCATCGCGACGACCAACCGCGACCTGGAGGAGGCCGTCCGGCGGGGCGAATTCCGGAGTGACCTCTACTACCGGCTGAACGTCGTGCGGATTCATATCCCGCCCCTGCGGGAGCGGAAGGAGGACATCCTACCCCTGGCGATGGCCTTTGTCCGTCAGTTCAACGCCCAATTCCGCCGGCACGTCCAGGGGTTCACGGAAGAGGCCGCCCAAGCCCTGCTCCAGCACCCCTGGCCTGGCAATGCCCGAGAGCTTCGGAATGTGATCGAGCGGGCCATGATTCTGTATGATGTTCCCTTACTGGACACGGCCCACCTGGGTCTTCGGCCGACGGCGCCGCCCAGTCTGTTTCGTTTGCCCCCGGAGGGGATCGACTTGGAGAAGCTGGAGGAACAGCTCATCCTGCAGGCCCTGGAGATGGCGCAGGGGAACAAGACGCAGGCCGCCCGGCTCCTGGGCCTGTCCCGGGACGCCTTCCGGTATCGGCTAAAGACGATCCTGGAACGTCGGGGGATGTCGGAGGACGCCTCCTTTTCGATGCAGGATGCATGA
- the hypE_1 gene encoding Hydrogenase isoenzymes formation protein HypE, producing the protein MVRFPAMGKISPEFFDRHVFPRLGARRPEVLVLPRHGVDVGVVQIGPDRVMAVTTDPIYIVPQYGWERAAWFAWHILASDVTTSGFPPAYAVFDFNLPMEMTEEAFERIWAVIDRENRKYGVTVIAGHTGRYPGVDYPMVGGATFIAVGPRDRYLTAEMARPGDLVVVTKGAAIEAVGILSNTFPNYVRAHLGEAVFRKAAALFEQMSTVEDALTSVSVGVRDEGVTAMHDATECGVLGGVWEVAEASGQGVVLYKDEIPVSAEVRAVCDLFEIDPYTAISEGTLIVTVRPSRADDLLEALGDRGILARVVGEIRPPEQGKVLIEGGQARPLEHPRVDPFWGAMQKALEQGLP; encoded by the coding sequence ATGGTCCGATTTCCCGCCATGGGCAAAATCAGTCCCGAATTTTTCGACCGACACGTCTTCCCCCGGCTGGGCGCCCGGCGGCCTGAGGTCCTCGTCCTGCCCCGGCACGGCGTGGATGTCGGGGTCGTCCAGATCGGCCCGGACCGGGTCATGGCCGTGACGACGGACCCCATCTACATCGTCCCCCAATACGGTTGGGAACGGGCGGCCTGGTTCGCCTGGCATATCCTGGCCAGCGACGTGACGACCAGCGGATTCCCGCCGGCCTACGCCGTCTTCGACTTCAACCTGCCGATGGAAATGACCGAAGAGGCCTTTGAGCGCATCTGGGCCGTCATCGACAGGGAGAACCGGAAATACGGCGTGACCGTCATCGCCGGCCATACGGGGCGGTATCCCGGCGTGGACTACCCGATGGTCGGCGGGGCGACCTTCATCGCCGTCGGTCCCCGGGACCGCTACCTGACGGCCGAGATGGCCCGCCCCGGCGACCTGGTCGTCGTCACGAAGGGGGCGGCCATCGAAGCCGTCGGGATTCTGAGTAACACTTTCCCGAATTACGTTCGGGCTCATTTAGGCGAGGCCGTCTTCCGAAAGGCGGCGGCCCTCTTTGAGCAGATGAGCACCGTCGAGGACGCCCTGACGAGCGTCTCGGTCGGCGTCCGGGATGAGGGCGTCACGGCGATGCACGACGCCACCGAGTGCGGGGTCCTGGGGGGCGTCTGGGAAGTCGCCGAGGCCAGCGGTCAGGGGGTCGTCCTGTACAAGGACGAAATCCCCGTCTCGGCGGAGGTCCGGGCCGTCTGTGACCTTTTCGAGATCGACCCCTACACGGCCATCAGCGAGGGTACGCTGATCGTCACGGTCCGACCGTCTCGGGCCGACGACCTCCTGGAGGCCCTCGGCGACCGGGGCATCCTGGCCCGGGTCGTCGGCGAAATTCGGCCGCCGGAGCAGGGCAAGGTCCTTATCGAAGGCGGTCAGGCCCGGCCCCTTGAACACCCGCGGGTCGACCCCTTCTGGGGTGCCATGCAGAAGGCCCTCGAGCAGGGCCTCCCGTGA
- the torC gene encoding Cytochrome c-type protein TorC, with product MNAAVFIFVLASTCLTCHSELKARFTEDVHSRKGVACTACHGGVEGPLEMEAAHGKDFRGVPQRSQIPRLCADCHSDPERMRPFNIPIDQYLYYQSSYHGRALARGDTRVAVCTDCHGTHDIRPAQDPRSRVYRENVAETCGRCHAQKELMERYGLSADVVDRYRASVHFQALASGHPRAPHCATCHGKHGAAPPSVREVSEVCGLCHTRSMEMFLQSPHARAFLSRGLPACVACHDNHATARVDPERLVEVCGKCHETGQRPMKVAAEIQTLLRTATADLQEAQTALEAARAVGVPTRAMAERLEEARTFLSGIQPVVHSLRVGDIEAETRKVRSIAGEIRSEVQRWRGHRTAQRFLLIAFWFYLLLTVALLEIRRAGLSGEKPPEGPPDERGSVRWGALWLMVGLGGLLLTVFLLMQVTSTPAFCGSCHVMQPYYQSWKASTHRNVPCVDCHIPPGITSEFRKKYEALSMAVQYITHTYGPNPWAEVEDASCLRCHERRLLQGKEVFHGIVFDHAPHLLELRRGMRLRCTSCHSQIVQGLHITVTESTCFLCHFKNQRLGVGPARCELCHIPPAGPVEAQGVRFDHGDVRRFGMDCVWCHQRSIRGEGAVPRERCLTCHNEPQRLARFGDEAYLHHQHVTEHKVECTDCHQEIQHGRLPLTPAATACERCHLSGHTATRDLYAGLGGKGVPPRPSKMFLTGVDCEGCHFLEHAARGGLRRANEVSCMACHGTRYRKIYLQWKTVLERALRDVETAYASAVRWAPAAPVLQDVKANLELVRQANGIHNPDYALALLAWSYRQVQEAVQGRPVRLPPWVQVPYTSSCMNCHQGIELQTAPYRDYTFSHAKHITVQALTCETCHRPHEVREPAEVLRPGLACGPCHHAPEVRRACQDCHGLGPPEVTRRADGRMFPHRLHASPEDLGLACGTCHAAGRLRPDPKVCQECHE from the coding sequence TTGAATGCGGCCGTCTTCATCTTCGTCCTGGCGTCCACATGTCTGACGTGCCACAGCGAGCTGAAGGCCCGCTTTACGGAGGACGTCCATAGCCGTAAGGGCGTGGCCTGTACGGCCTGCCACGGCGGCGTCGAGGGCCCGCTCGAGATGGAGGCCGCCCACGGCAAGGACTTCCGGGGCGTGCCCCAGCGGTCTCAAATCCCCCGGCTCTGCGCCGACTGCCACAGCGACCCGGAGCGGATGCGGCCTTTTAACATCCCCATCGACCAGTACCTGTATTATCAGAGTTCGTATCACGGGCGGGCCTTGGCCCGGGGCGATACCCGGGTCGCCGTCTGTACGGACTGCCACGGGACCCACGACATCCGGCCGGCCCAAGACCCCCGAAGCCGGGTCTATCGAGAGAATGTCGCCGAGACCTGCGGTCGGTGTCACGCTCAGAAGGAGCTCATGGAACGGTACGGCCTGTCGGCCGATGTCGTGGATCGGTACCGCGCCAGCGTTCACTTCCAGGCGTTGGCCTCGGGCCATCCCCGGGCGCCTCACTGTGCGACTTGCCATGGCAAGCACGGGGCCGCCCCGCCCAGCGTTCGGGAAGTCTCGGAAGTCTGCGGGTTGTGCCATACCCGGTCCATGGAAATGTTCCTCCAGAGCCCCCACGCCCGGGCCTTTCTGAGCCGGGGTCTACCGGCCTGCGTGGCCTGTCACGACAACCATGCGACGGCCCGGGTCGACCCCGAACGGCTCGTGGAGGTCTGCGGAAAGTGCCATGAGACCGGCCAACGACCCATGAAGGTCGCCGCCGAGATTCAGACCCTCCTGAGGACCGCCACCGCCGACCTTCAGGAAGCCCAGACAGCCCTCGAGGCGGCCCGGGCCGTCGGCGTCCCGACCCGGGCGATGGCGGAGCGGCTGGAAGAGGCGCGGACCTTCCTGAGCGGCATCCAGCCGGTCGTTCACAGCCTGCGGGTCGGGGATATCGAGGCCGAGACCCGAAAGGTCCGTTCCATCGCCGGTGAGATCCGGAGCGAGGTCCAGCGTTGGCGGGGTCATCGGACGGCCCAACGGTTTCTCCTCATCGCTTTTTGGTTTTACCTCCTCCTGACGGTTGCCCTCTTGGAGATCCGACGGGCCGGCCTTTCTGGCGAGAAGCCGCCGGAGGGCCCCCCCGACGAGCGGGGGAGCGTCCGATGGGGCGCCCTCTGGTTGATGGTCGGCCTGGGCGGCCTCCTGTTAACCGTCTTCTTGTTAATGCAGGTGACCTCGACGCCGGCCTTCTGCGGCTCTTGCCACGTCATGCAACCCTACTATCAGTCCTGGAAGGCGTCGACGCATCGGAACGTCCCCTGCGTGGATTGCCATATCCCGCCGGGCATCACGTCCGAATTCCGGAAGAAGTATGAGGCCCTCTCGATGGCCGTCCAGTACATCACCCACACTTACGGGCCGAACCCCTGGGCCGAGGTCGAGGACGCCAGTTGCCTGCGGTGTCACGAACGGCGTTTGCTTCAAGGCAAGGAAGTCTTCCATGGCATCGTCTTCGACCATGCGCCCCACCTTCTGGAGCTCCGGCGGGGGATGCGCCTCCGCTGTACGTCCTGCCATTCCCAGATCGTCCAGGGCCTTCACATCACGGTCACCGAATCGACGTGCTTCCTGTGCCACTTCAAGAACCAACGCTTGGGCGTCGGACCGGCCCGATGCGAGCTCTGCCACATTCCGCCCGCCGGACCCGTCGAGGCCCAAGGCGTCCGCTTCGACCACGGCGACGTCCGGCGTTTCGGGATGGACTGCGTGTGGTGCCATCAGAGGAGTATCCGGGGCGAGGGGGCCGTTCCCCGGGAGCGCTGTCTGACCTGTCACAACGAGCCGCAACGACTGGCCCGGTTCGGGGACGAAGCCTACCTCCACCATCAGCACGTGACGGAACATAAAGTCGAGTGCACCGACTGTCATCAGGAAATTCAGCACGGTCGTCTCCCCCTGACGCCGGCCGCCACGGCCTGCGAACGATGCCATTTGAGCGGCCATACCGCCACCCGGGACCTGTACGCCGGCCTCGGCGGGAAGGGCGTCCCGCCCCGACCCAGCAAGATGTTCCTGACGGGCGTCGACTGCGAGGGATGTCACTTCCTCGAACACGCGGCCCGGGGCGGCCTCCGGCGGGCCAACGAGGTCAGTTGTATGGCCTGCCACGGGACCCGGTACCGGAAGATTTATCTCCAGTGGAAGACCGTCCTCGAACGGGCCCTGCGGGACGTCGAGACGGCCTATGCATCGGCCGTCCGCTGGGCACCCGCCGCCCCGGTCTTGCAAGACGTAAAGGCGAACCTTGAACTCGTCCGCCAGGCCAACGGGATTCACAATCCCGACTATGCCTTGGCCCTGTTGGCCTGGAGTTACCGGCAGGTCCAAGAGGCCGTCCAAGGTCGGCCGGTCCGTCTCCCACCCTGGGTGCAGGTCCCCTATACGTCTTCCTGCATGAACTGTCATCAGGGGATCGAACTTCAGACAGCCCCCTATCGGGACTATACCTTTTCCCATGCGAAGCACATCACTGTCCAGGCCCTGACGTGCGAGACGTGCCATCGGCCCCACGAGGTCCGGGAACCCGCCGAGGTCCTGCGACCGGGCCTGGCCTGCGGCCCTTGCCACCACGCCCCGGAAGTCCGCCGGGCCTGTCAGGACTGTCACGGCCTCGGCCCGCCGGAGGTCACCCGGCGGGCCGACGGACGCATGTTCCCGCATCGCCTCCATGCCAGTCCCGAGGACTTAGGCCTGGCCTGCGGGACCTGTCACGCGGCCGGCCGCCTCCGCCCCGACCCTAAAGTCTGTCAAGAGTGCCATGAATAG